The DNA region ACGGGCCGTCCCGCTCACCGTCACCGAGTTCATGCTCGTGCAGTTCCTGGCGCGGCGGCCCGGCGTCGTGCGCACGCGCGACCAGTTGATGGATGCCGCATACCCCGATCGCGTGTCGGTGAGCGACAGGACGATCGACAGCCACGTCAAGCGGATCCGCCGCAAGTTCGCCCTCGTCGATCCCGGCTTCGAGGCGATCGAGGCGGTCTACGGCGCCGGCTACCGCTACCGCACGTGATGGACACGCCCGGCTCTGGACGGGAGCTGCGGACGCACCGCACGCTGCGGGCACGGCTCTCGCGCATCGGCATCCGCCTGCTCCTGTTCAACGTACTGGCGGTGGTGATGCCGGTGGCCGGCATCCTCTACCTCGACGTCTACGAACAGGAGCTGCTGCACGAGCAGGAGCGCGCGATGGTGCAGGAGGCGCGCCTGGTCGCCGGTGCCCTCGGCGGTGGCGCCACACTCGACGAGGCCGGTGCGCGGGCCCTGCTGGCCCGCACGATCCCTGGCGATACCCGCGTGCGTGTGTACGACAGGATGGGCCGGCTGGTCGCCGACTCGGCGCGGCTGGCGGCGCGCGTCGAGCCGGCGCGGACCGCCTCCTACGACGCGGTGGTGCCGACCCGCGACTTCTGGCTGTACCGGCTGGGCGCCTGGCTGGCGGGGCTGCGGCAGCGCGCCGGAGCGTGGCTACGCGACATCGCGTCGCCGAGGCCTCCGGCGGGGGCGAGCGCTGGCAACGGCGCAGACGGACGCCTGCCCGAGGTCGACGCGGCGCTGGCCGGGCGCTACGGCGCGGCGACCCGACCGACGCCGGGCCAGCGCTCTCTCACGCTCACCGTGGCGCTGCCAGTGCTCGGGGCGATTGGCGCGGAGGCGCCCGCGACGCGCGTCGGGGCCGTCACGGTGTCGCAGTCCACCTTCCGCGTCCTGCAGGCGCTGTACGCCGTCCGCCTTCACATCTTCCGCATCGTCGTCGGCACGCTGGGACTGTCGGCGCTGCTCAGTGCGCTGCTCACATGGACGATCGTCCGCCCGATCAGGCGGCTGCGGCGATCGGCGCTGTCGCTGGCGCGCGGCGAGCGCGCGATGTCCACCACGTTCCCGGGGACCGAGCGGCGTGACGAGGTGGGCGACCTCGCGAGGGCACTCGAGGAACTGACGCGCCGGCTGCAGTCGCACGTGGCGCTGCTCGAGGCGTTCGCAGGCGACGTGGCGCACGAGGTGCGCAACCCGCTGGCGTCGATCAGGACGGCAGTCGACGTGCTCGCCCAGTCCACCGACCCCGACGAGCGGGCGAGGTTCGCGCAGTTGCTGGCGCGCGACGTCGAGCGACTGGACCGGCTCGTCGTCGGCATGCGGGACCTGGCGCGGGTGGACAGCGCGATCGAGCGCGAGGCGGTGAGGCCGGTCTCGGTGAGCGGCCTGGTGTCCGAGTTCGTGCGCCACCGGGCGCCGGCACAGGCACTGGTGCTCGACGTCGGGCCGGGCGACGCCCTGGTGCGCGCCCAGCCGGAGCGCGTCGCGCAGGTGGTGGAGAACCTCGTGGACAATGCGATCGCGTTCTCGCCGGCACCCGGATCGGTGGTGATCGGCGTACGCGAAGACGGCGGCGCGGTGGTCCTCACGGTGGGCGATCGCGGTCCGGGCATCCCCGAGGAACACCGCGACCGCGTGTTCGAGCGCTTCTTCAGCTATCGCCCGGGCGCCAACACCGGCCGACACGAACACGCCGGCCTCGGCCTCGCCATAGTGAAGGCCATCGTCGACGCCTACGGCGGCAGCATCACCACGCGCGCCCGTGACGGCGGCGGCGGCGCGCTGTTCGAGGTTCGCCTGCCGCGGGCGTGAGGTGCCGGCCTTCGTCATGCGGCCTTCGGCCTTTGCCTCTTCCGCGCCCCTCGCCTCTTCCCTTCTGTCCGAACCCTGAGCCCTGAGCCCTGAAGAAATGCCTTGTGCTACTTTTCTAGCAGTGCTACTTTCCTAGCAGCCATGGCACCGCCGCCGACGCTCGCCCGCCGCGAACGCGAGATTCTCGACATCCTGTACCGACGTGGCCGCGCTACCGCCGCCGAGGTGATGGAGGAGCTCGGCAGCGATCGCTCCTACTCCACCGTGCGAGCGCAACTGCGCGTGCTCGAGCAGAAGGGGCACGTCCGGCACCAGGTGGACGGCACGCGTTACGTGTACCTGCCGGCGGTGCCGCGCCATGCGGCGCGACGATCGGCACTCAGGCACATGGTGGAGACGTTCTTCGACGGATCGCGCGAGCAGGTGGTGGCGGCGCTGCTCGGCGACGCCGCGTCGCTGAGCGACGAGGAACTCGATCGCATCGCGCAGCTCGTGGACAAGGCGCGGGAGGAGGGCCGATGACGACGATCCTGGTGCTCGCGCTGAAGGTGACGCTGGTGCTCGCGGCCGGCCTGATGCTCGCGCGGGCCCTGCGAGGTCGGGCCGCCGCGCTGCGGCACGCCGTGCTGGCCACGACGGTCGTGGCCGCCCTCCTGCTGCCGCTCGTCGCGCTCGTGGCCCCGGCATGGGGCCCGGTGGTGGGACCGCAGGCCTCGTCGGCTGACGAGGGGCGAATCGTCGTGACCACCACCGCCGCGGCGACAGTTGCGGCGCCGGCGCGGGAGCCGACCGCACGACCGGCGCTGCCCGTGATGACGGCCGCGCGCGTGCTCGGGGCCGCCTGGCTCGTCGTGGCGACGCTGGCCCTGGCGCGCCTCGCCCGCGACGTGTGGCGCCTGCGCACGCTGGCGCGGGTCAGCGCGCCGCTCGCCGACGCGCGCTGGATCGCGTCCCTGGAGGCGGCACGCGCCCGCGCGCGGGTCGATGCCCCCGTCGAGTTGCGCGTCGGCCCGGCCCGGGCGCCCGTCGTCACGTGGGGCCTGCGTCGCCCGCGGGTGCTCCTGCCACCCGAGGCGCTCGCCTGGCCGGACGAGCGCGTGCAGCACGTACTCGCGCACGAGCTGGCGCACATCGCCCGCCGAGACTGGGCGCTGCACCTGCTGCTGGCCGCGGCTGGCGCAGTCCACGCGTGGCACCCGCTGATGCGGCGCGCCGTGCGCGATGCGCGTCGCGAGGCCGAGCGCGCCTGTGACGATGCGGTGCTGGCCACCGGCGCGGCAGCCAGTGCCTACGCTTCCACCCTGCTCGACGTCGCCCGAACGAGCCGGCCTCCGGCCGCCGTCGCCACGCTGGCGATGGCCGAACCCACCGCCCTCGAACGGAGAATCGCCGCCATGCTCGACGCCACCCTCGATCACTCGCACGCGC from Luteitalea sp. TBR-22 includes:
- a CDS encoding BlaI/MecI/CopY family transcriptional regulator, whose translation is MAPPPTLARREREILDILYRRGRATAAEVMEELGSDRSYSTVRAQLRVLEQKGHVRHQVDGTRYVYLPAVPRHAARRSALRHMVETFFDGSREQVVAALLGDAASLSDEELDRIAQLVDKAREEGR
- a CDS encoding stimulus-sensing domain-containing protein — protein: MDTPGSGRELRTHRTLRARLSRIGIRLLLFNVLAVVMPVAGILYLDVYEQELLHEQERAMVQEARLVAGALGGGATLDEAGARALLARTIPGDTRVRVYDRMGRLVADSARLAARVEPARTASYDAVVPTRDFWLYRLGAWLAGLRQRAGAWLRDIASPRPPAGASAGNGADGRLPEVDAALAGRYGAATRPTPGQRSLTLTVALPVLGAIGAEAPATRVGAVTVSQSTFRVLQALYAVRLHIFRIVVGTLGLSALLSALLTWTIVRPIRRLRRSALSLARGERAMSTTFPGTERRDEVGDLARALEELTRRLQSHVALLEAFAGDVAHEVRNPLASIRTAVDVLAQSTDPDERARFAQLLARDVERLDRLVVGMRDLARVDSAIEREAVRPVSVSGLVSEFVRHRAPAQALVLDVGPGDALVRAQPERVAQVVENLVDNAIAFSPAPGSVVIGVREDGGAVVLTVGDRGPGIPEEHRDRVFERFFSYRPGANTGRHEHAGLGLAIVKAIVDAYGGSITTRARDGGGGALFEVRLPRA
- a CDS encoding M56 family metallopeptidase; the protein is MTTILVLALKVTLVLAAGLMLARALRGRAAALRHAVLATTVVAALLLPLVALVAPAWGPVVGPQASSADEGRIVVTTTAAATVAAPAREPTARPALPVMTAARVLGAAWLVVATLALARLARDVWRLRTLARVSAPLADARWIASLEAARARARVDAPVELRVGPARAPVVTWGLRRPRVLLPPEALAWPDERVQHVLAHELAHIARRDWALHLLLAAAGAVHAWHPLMRRAVRDARREAERACDDAVLATGAAASAYASTLLDVARTSRPPAAVATLAMAEPTALERRIAAMLDATLDHSHAPRHARLLGAGLVWAFTAAIAGLSAQGTGTVTGTVLPSGGTPLAGVTVTFSGATTVQAITDGQGAFAAQLPAGTYRASVKQPGFKPFTARVDVAPGDTVSRDFALALGTVREQITVSAAPAPPPAGASFSRPAPPQSTAAFGPLEPPRKLKDVKPVYADEVKAAGVAGQVVLEARIGADGYVTDTRVVSSPDERLTAAAIEAVEQWKFAPTVLQGRPVATDMTVTIAFALK